Proteins encoded in a region of the Rutidosis leptorrhynchoides isolate AG116_Rl617_1_P2 chromosome 9, CSIRO_AGI_Rlap_v1, whole genome shotgun sequence genome:
- the LOC139865833 gene encoding RNA polymerase sigma factor sigA-like, with amino-acid sequence MLSTTAVGLTAGNSILGSSSFYSNTTEKLSCGSETGFTFVANKNAIIAKKSSNYSHSPMSNSDISTIKSKEHVTSGSSTASCTNEWVRLSDHLEDDVSRDELSVEALLFIQKSLLEKQWNISTERTTNAKEKINKKVLVTGSRVSARTRRLEAREKMYNTCFDDNKGSAVKQSKSTLGEEVVRNQFKSHVKGVTNEVLLTQSEVIVLSNKIKIGLRLEEHKLRLKKKLGSEPSEEQLATYMRLSRTELRTKQIECTLAREKLALSNVRLVISIAQKYDNMGAQMADLVQGGLIGLLRGIERYDSSKGFKISTYVYWWIRQGVSRALMENSRILRLPTHLYERQTAIRNAKIKLEEQGITPSIDSIAESLNISTRKVINATRAITKVFSLDRGAYCPVNGHQTLDRDIADNCMENNPWHGVDETALKDEVNKLIDMSLGERERYIIRLYYGLDNDCLTWEDIGKRIGLSREGVRKIGLVALEKLKHAAKTTRLETMLINQ; translated from the exons ATGTTGTCTACAACTGCAGTTGGATTAACAGCAGGAAATAGTATTTTGGGTTCATCATCTTTTTACTCCAATACAACTGAAAAACTGTCATGCGGTAGCGAAACTGGGTTCACATTCGTTGCTAATAAAAATGCAATCATTGCAAAAAAATCATCTAACTATAGTCATAGTCCTATGTCCAATTCGGATATTAGTACCATAAAATCAAAGGAACATGTCACGTCTGGTTCAAGTACTGCAAGCTGTACAAACGAATGGGTTCGTTTATCTGACCATTTGGAGGATGATGTCAGCAGAGATGAACTTTCGGTTGAGGCTTTATTGTTTATCCAAAAGTCACTGTTGGAGAAACAATGGAACATTTCAACTGAGAGGACTACGAATGCAAAGGAAAAAATCAACAAAAAAGTACTTGTCACCGGTTCACGCGTATCTGCACGCACGCGAAGACTAGAAGCTAGGGAAAAAATGTATAATACTTGTTTTGATGATAACAAAGGGTCTGCCGTAAAGCAGTCAAAGTCAACGCTAGGTGAAGAGGTTGTTCGTAATCAATTCAAAAGTCATGTTAAAGGTGTGACAAATGAGGTATTGCTAACTCAATCAGAGGTGATTGTTTTGTCGAACAAAATTAAAATTGGTTTACGCTTGGAAGAGCATAAATTAAG ATTGAAAAAAAAGTTAGGAAGTGAACCTTCAGAAGAGCAACTTGCAACTTATATGAGGCTTTCGAGAACCGAGCTAAGAACAAAACAGATTGAATGCACTTTAGCAAGAGAGAAACTCGCGTTGAGCAATGTGCGTTTAGTGATATCGATTGCACAAAAATATGATAACATGGGAGCTCAAATGGCTGACCTTGTTCAG GGAGGTCTAATTGGGTTACTTCGAGGAATAGAAAGATATGATTCGTCTAAGGGTTTCAAGATTTCTACTTACGTTTATTGGTGGATACGACAG GGTGTTTCAAGAGCATTAATGGAGAATTCTAGAATCCTAAGATTGCCTACTCATTTGTATGAAAGGCAAACTGCGATCCGAAATGCCAAGATCAAACTAGAAGAACAAGGAATAACACCATCAATTGAT AGCATTGCTGAAAGCCTGAACATATCTACAAGGAAAGTTATAAATGCGACTCGG GCAATCACTAAAGTGTTCTCACTTGATAGGGGAGCTTATTGTCCTGTGAATGGTCATCAAACACTCGATAGA GACATTGCAGATAATTGCATGGAAAACAATCCATGGCATGGAGTAGATGAAACGGCTCTCAAG GATGAAGTGAACAAGCTTATTGACATGAGTCTTGGTGAACGTGAGAGATATATTATTCGTCTTTACTATGGTCTTGACAATGATTGCCTTACTTGGGAAGATATCGGCAAAAG AATAGGGTTGTCGAGGGAAGGCGTTAGGAAGATAGGACTTGTTGCTTTAGAAAAGCTAAAACATGCTGCAAAAACGACAAGGCTCGAGACTATGCTGATAAACCAGTGA